From one bacterium genomic stretch:
- a CDS encoding DUF3225 domain-containing protein — protein MLKPSFLRAPLRALFRQAPDIPATILAMERAALDRSDNMDADGFLAISDPGVVYIDPFLERPIVGLENLRSFYRKVMTPSGEATPGEMSNATVQAMGDTAVLTFNYRRKDGAGPGWNATEVYHKGKEGWRIVHTHWSLANAQVAP, from the coding sequence ATGCTCAAGCCGTCGTTCCTTCGGGCGCCGCTCCGGGCGTTGTTCCGGCAGGCGCCGGACATTCCCGCGACCATCCTCGCCATGGAGCGGGCCGCGCTGGACCGTTCCGACAACATGGACGCGGATGGGTTCCTGGCCATCTCGGATCCAGGAGTTGTCTACATCGATCCCTTTCTGGAGCGGCCCATCGTCGGCCTCGAGAACCTGCGCAGCTTCTACAGGAAGGTGATGACCCCCTCCGGCGAGGCCACCCCGGGGGAGATGTCGAACGCCACGGTGCAGGCGATGGGCGACACGGCCGTGCTGACTTTCAACTACCGCCGCAAGGACGGGGCGGGGCCGGGCTGGAACGCCACCGAGGTCTATCACAAGGGCAAGGAGGGCTGGCGCATCGTGCACACCCACTGGTCCCTCGCGAACGCGCAGGTCGCCCCGTGA
- a CDS encoding pyridoxamine 5'-phosphate oxidase family protein, whose product MIDNGALLEIMDQADAVLLATVSGSAPRVRAMVNLRRKDLFPGPSACARDAGFDVYFCTSAASGKVRELRANPAAAAYFALPRLGRGVMISGVGEILDSPELKRALWDDSWRMYWPEGPSDPDCVVVKLAAATAAGWLGTEAFHLDLRSR is encoded by the coding sequence GTGATCGACAACGGCGCGCTGCTGGAGATCATGGACCAGGCCGACGCCGTCCTTCTCGCCACGGTCAGCGGCTCGGCCCCGCGCGTCCGCGCCATGGTCAACCTGCGGCGGAAGGACCTCTTCCCGGGCCCTTCGGCGTGCGCGCGCGACGCGGGGTTCGACGTGTACTTCTGCACGTCGGCCGCCTCCGGCAAGGTCCGCGAGCTGCGGGCGAATCCCGCGGCCGCCGCCTACTTCGCGCTTCCCCGGCTCGGTCGCGGCGTGATGATCTCCGGCGTGGGGGAGATCCTCGACTCGCCGGAACTCAAGCGGGCGCTGTGGGACGACAGCTGGCGGATGTACTGGCCCGAGGGGCCTTCCGATCCCGACTGCGTCGTCGTCAAGCTCGCCGCCGCGACCGCCGCCGGATGGCTCGGAACGGAGGCGTTCCACCTGGACCTTCGATCCCGATGA
- a CDS encoding MarR family transcriptional regulator, translated as MSGRRQGGFLVAKIHRLGGRVFARMLRERGIVIDPAHGRVLFVLWDQGPTTIAELAKRVSLGKSTLTHTIDRLEAAGQIVRVRGAEDRRKVTVQLTPGNRRLRALYGAVSREMTDLFYGGFSEKEADRFDAHLRRVLANLERASL; from the coding sequence ATGAGCGGGCGTCGGCAGGGCGGCTTCCTCGTCGCGAAGATCCATCGGCTCGGCGGGCGCGTCTTCGCCCGGATGCTGCGCGAGCGGGGCATCGTGATCGATCCCGCGCACGGGCGCGTGCTGTTCGTGCTGTGGGACCAGGGCCCGACGACGATCGCCGAACTGGCCAAGCGCGTTTCGCTCGGGAAATCGACCCTGACCCACACGATCGACAGGTTGGAAGCGGCCGGCCAGATCGTCCGGGTGCGCGGCGCCGAGGACCGCCGGAAGGTGACGGTGCAATTGACTCCGGGAAACAGGAGGCTCCGGGCGCTCTACGGGGCGGTTTCACGGGAGATGACGGACCTCTTCTACGGCGGCTTCTCGGAGAAGGAGGCCGACCGGTTCGACGCCCATCTGCGCCGCGTGCTCGCCAACCTGGAGCGGGCTTCGCTCTAG